From the Camelus bactrianus isolate YW-2024 breed Bactrian camel chromosome 4, ASM4877302v1, whole genome shotgun sequence genome, the window cattgatttctctctgtgtgtttacctatttttctgcttcatttatttctgcttttatctgtaattagttccttccttctgcttacatTAGACTCAACTTATTCTTTAAACTTGTTCATTAGATATCTTAGGGTAGAAGCTTTATACACTGATTTtaaacctttcttcttttctaatattattatttaacgttataaatagcatttattgagatatatcccacaaattttgagATGTTATGTTTTAATGTTTGATTCACAGCATTTCTGATCTCTCATATTTCTCTGACCCATGGGTTTTTTACAACTGTGATGTTTAATATTCAAATAGTTGtaatttttccaaatatctttttgttactgatttctaatttaatttagtTATGATCAGAGACTAGACTTTATGTGATTTCACTATTTTTCTGTCCCGCCTCCTTTTTCTGGGTatccaattatatatatattggacTGCTTGTTGTTGTCCACTCTCTGTTCATTTGTgttcagtcttctttttttttctcttttctcatgagAGTAGCAATTACTGAGAAAAGAGATTTGAAATTTCCAGTtgtagatttgtctatttcttattTCAGTTATCTCAGTTTCTGCTTCATGTGTTCTGATGCTCTGTtatcacatgcacacacacttagGGTGCATACACACTTGGTGATTtgactcctttatcattatgCAGAGTCTCCTGTTACCCCTGGTCATAACTCTTGTTCTGAGatctgtttttttctgtaatactATCACATACatctccagctttcttttcattactGTATGTATGGTGTACTTTTTTTagtcttttacttttaacctatccATGCCTTCATATTTAAATAGGTTTCTTATAGATAACATAtcatagggttttgttttttttaattaagtatggCAATCTCTTTTATTTGAAATGTggagaccatttacatttaatgtaactTTAATATTATTGGATGTAAATCTACCATTTTGCTATTTACTAattgtttcatttgttctttgttcctttttttttttttttgcaccttgTTTTGGACGGAGAATTTTTTATGATTCTGTTTTTATCTTCACAATGGGTTTATTAGCtataattctgttttattttttatagtttatttgggttttaaagtatatttctaaCTTATCAATTCATCCTTCAGAGGATGTCAAATGCCCACTTTGCATACTGTGTGAAAAACTTTCAATGAAATTCTATTTCCCTTTCCTAGTCTCTCAGCTATTGTTGTCATATAGTTTACATGTACATATAATTCCAATTCATTGATATTATTTTCCAATGAGCAGTCAGTTATCTTgttaaagagattaaaaatgaaggaaaacattttttatatcCATACATTTGCAGTTTCCAgaactcttcatttctttctgtagATCCAAATTCTTAAtgtgatgtcatttttttttaatacccaaAGAACTTCCTTCAGTATTTCTTACAGTTACaggtctggttttttttttgtttgttttttgtttttttttttttttttgtccttattttaccTCCGTTTGTGAAAGATAATATCgctagatttaaaatttttaggttgatattttattttaatactttgttCTGTTGCCTCCTGGGTCTGTGGTTCTTATTTTTGTTCACCTGTACTTAATTTCCCCCCATTTCTGGCTGCATTTAAGAGTTTCTCTTGTCATTGGTTTTCAACAATTTGATTATGGTGCTGTGCCTTGATggtgttttctttatgtttattctgctTGGGGTCAATTGAGCCTTTAGAATCTGAGTTTATAATTTTCATCCAGTTTGGAAAAATTGGCCACGTCTGCAATAATTTTTCCCTCTCTCACCCCCTTTTTCTGGTTCTCTAATTATATGTGTGTTAACCTGCTTGTTATTGTCcgtgctgtttgtttattttcagtcttttaccCTCTGGTTTTCATGTTGAATAGCTCTTTTGCTCTGTCTCCaacttcactgatttttttttcttttcttctgtggcATCTAATCAACTTTTATCCCATGCAGTGCATTTTTCCTgtaccatttatttttatatttagaagttCCACTTGAGTGGTtagtatttagttttttttttttccttccatctttcatttctctccttgTGATATCTCCGAGCATATTTATGATAATTTTACAATAGCTGTTGTAAGCTTCTTATTGGCTAATTCCATcatctctgtcctttctgggtctgtttctattgatTGGTTTTTCTCATGGTTATAAGTCATACTTTCCTACTATTTTGAATGTCTGGTACTTATTAAGACAATTGATGTGGTGAATTTTATATTGTTAGGTGccaggttttatatttttaaaagagtattaaACTTTGGCTTACAGTTCGTTTCTTGGGATCGCCTTAATACTTAAAGGGTTGCTCTTAAAATGTCCTATGGCAGGTCCAATGTCCTAGGGCAGCCCTAGATCTGGGGCTAATTTAGCCCTGCAGTAGGGGGACTGTGTCCAGTTTCTCATACATTGAGGTCTCTCCATTCTGGTTGAGGGGACACAAATTATTTCCCCCATGTGGGAGCTCTGAGAATTATCAGCCTACTGTGTTTTTGTGATTCTTTCCCCAGTCCTGTGGAATTTGACCCTCTGCGTAGGAAGACGAGTTTCAGCAAAGACGCCGGGGTAGTTTCCAGAGCTCCCTCTTTTTGTCACTCCCTCCTCGTTGGTACTTTTCCCAGTAAATTCTACCTGTTTGGGGCCTCCCTGAACTTTGATCTCTGTCTCTTCAGCAGGACCGCTGGGCTCTGTTCAGTTCCCTGCCCCTATGTTGCAGCTTGAAAACTGCCTCCAGGCAGCAAGCGGGACAGTCAGAGCGTGTactgaatttgtttctttttctgggatCACACCCTGGGTTGCTTGTCTGAAAGCAGTCATATCATGATTTGTAGCTGTTTGCATCTGGAGGGCAGTTCCCACGGCCAGTCATGCTTCACGGGCAGAAGTGGAAGTCCCTCCCCATCTGTCTTTGATGCATAAATTTCTTCCTTATTTGACCTGTGAGTCtaagatacatatatacatatgtatatatgaatacatatgaAATTATGATTAGAGCTTGCTTTTCATCATCTTGTGCATTTTCCTGTGTTACTCTAGTCTACGTGACCACATTTCTAGTGGCTGCAAAATATTCCTCTGAGTGCATGTCCCAGAGTCTCTTAACTAGTCTTGCAGGGCTGACTGAACACGTAGAAGTTGGGGAAGTCTTTTCTCTAGGCATGAAAAGTGTGGCCTTGACCTCCAAGGCCTGATGCCTTTGACTGAGAAGAATGGAAGGCATCTGGCAACCCTGAACCAGGGCCACTGATGACTTGTTCATATCCTCAGGTTGTGAATTCTACCTGTAGGATGATGTCTCAAGGAGATACACCTACATCAACAACAAAAGAGCACAGAGAAACAGTATTATTAGAATTTTAGGCTAGTAGGTCCATAGCAGAACAGTAAAAATTACGGAGATGGCACAGCCTAGAAACTCAGGGCTTGGAGTGGAGTAGAGCATTCTTGGAATATTGTATGATAAAAGCTTGTATGCTTGTTTGTGATGACAAGCGTGTAACTCAGACCATTTCTACTTAGAAATGTCAAGGGGTAACCATGAGTAGAGGAGAATAGGCATATGGCTGTTACTTATAACTGAATACAAGTGCAAGTGCACAAGTTAACAAAAATTAGGGAAATGCACGGAGAAGGCATCTAGGAACCAGAAGGCCTGAGATGTCTGGCCCAGCTCTGCTGTTGGTtttctgtgtgatcttgggcaaatcctCTCCTATAATGGACTTCAGTTTCCACTTCCTACATGTAATGAGGGGGTTGGGAATTTCATACTCCGTGTCACATGGGGCTTTGGTTTTGTTGTGTTCATTTAATAACTGTTTAGTAAATATactgaaaagatgaaaaagcaCTCTCTAAAGAAGCGAGAGTGTGAGATGCTCTTGGTCTCTTGCAGTGTTAGGGGCACCCCTTCCCCTAGCTCAGAGCTAGAGCTTTGGCTGTAGGAGGGTGTGTTGGCGGGCAGTGAGGGATGGGGAGGCTCCCAGCCATGCTCGGAATCCAGCAGATCCCATTCACCGAGCGCTCACTccgtgccaggcaccatgcccTGCTCTTTCCCTGCTTTAGCTCTTACTAGTTCTTCCAGCAACTGTGACATCCGGgtgattatcttcattttaccaaGTGATGAAAATGAGGCTTTGCAGGCATCAGATAGTTGTCTAAGTAGCCAGGATTTGTCCCAGAGGCCAGTCTCACCTTCACCCACATGCTCTGGTTCTCACCTTGTTAGCCGGCAGGCCTCTTGCACCTCAGGGAAACACACTGTCCCCTTTGTGCCCCCAGCGGACAACGAAAACAACATTGCCTCTAACCAGTCCCGATCGCCACCTGCTGTCGTGGAAGAGAAGTGGAAGCCCCAGGCCCAGAGGAACAGTGCCAACAACAGTAGGTCTCTCCCAGGCTGGAGCCCGGGGCTGATGGAAGtctgccccacccacctccagccccctctCTGCTCGGTCCCCTCTGCCCCCTATCCCCACCCCGTGCCTCCCGTGAGGATGCAAGACCACACATAACAGTTTCCAAAGCACTTTCACACCTAAGACCCTGTTGGTGGGAGTTCTGACCTCACGGGATGGACAGAGATGGCCCAGGGAAAAGTGATCtgtttgtggtcagagaacacaaATTAGTGACAGAATCAGAATTAGAATGCACTCTCCACAGTTTCTCTTGTCTGCTTTTTCTTGACACTGCAGTCTCATGTATTTTATTCAATAGAGGCTCCTTTATTAGAGAAGATTTTTATACTGAGGAAGAGATTAGACTAGTTGGCTCCAAAGGTCCAGGTAAATGATGCATGCAGCAAGTATGTTGCACACATACCACTATAGTCTGTTCCCATACCCATGGCAGGCATTACTAATCAATCAGAGACCGTTATTCCTGTAACACTGTCACATGTTAAAGATGGCCAGCACCACCAATTTGTGTGCAAGATGAAATCTATTCATAATTCCTAATACTAGATGCTTTGAGTATTAGGCTGCTGCCAGACCAAGGAGCCCTGAATGCCAGCATTAATCACACCTCTCTTTGTGTCCTCCTCCAGCCACAAGTAGTGGTTTAACACCCAACAGCATGATCCCGGAGAAGGAGCGGCAGAACATCGCGGAGCGGCTCCTGCGGGTCATGTGCGCCGACCTGGGTGCGCTGAGCGTGGTGAGCGGGAAGGAGTTCCTGAAGCTGGCCCAGACGCTGGTGGACAGCGGTGCCCGCTACGGGGCCTTCTCGGTCACCGAGATCCTGGGCAATTTCAACACGCTGGCGCTGAAGCACCTGCCGCGCATGTACAACCAGGTGAAGGTGAAGGTGACGTGCGCCTTGGGCAGCAACGCCTGCCTGGGCATCGGCGTCACCTGCCACTCACAGAGCGTTGGCCCGGACTCCTGCTACATCCTCACAGCCTACCAGGCGGAGGGCAACCACATCAAGAGCTACGTGCTGGGCGTGAAGGGCGCGGACATTCGCGACAGTGGCGACCTGGTGCACCACTGGGTGCAGAACGTGCTGTCGGAGTTCGTGATGTCAGAGATCAGGACAGTGTACGTGACGGACTGCCGGGTGAGCGCATCCGCCTTTTCCAAGGCCGGCATGTGCCTTCGCTGCTCAGCCTGTGCCTTGAACTCGGTGGTACAGAGCGTGCTGAGCAAGCGGACGCTGCAGGCCcgcagcatgcacgaggtcatcgAGCTGCTCAACGTGTGTGAGGACCTGGCGGGCTCCACCGGCCTCGCCAAGGAGACCTTCGGCTCGCTGGAGGAGACCTCGCCGCCGCCCTGCTGGAACTCAGTCACGGACTCGCTGCTGCTGGTGCACGAGCGCTACGAGCAGATCTGCGAGTTCTACAGCCGCGCCAAGAAGATGAACCTCATCCAGAGCCTCAATAAGCACCTGCTCAGCAACCTGGCCGCCATCCTGACACCGGTGAAGCAGGCGGTCATTGAGCTGAGCAACGAGAGCCAGCCCACTCTGCAGCTGGTGCTGCCCACCTACGTCAGGCTGGAGAAGCTGTTCACGGCTAAGGCCAATGACGCGGGCACCGTCAGCAAGCTGTGCCACCTCTTCCTGGAGGCGCTCAAGGAGAACTTCAAAGTGCACCCAGCGCACAAGGTGGCCATGATCCTGGACCCGCAGCAGAAGCTGCGGCCCGTCCCGCCCTACCAGCACGAGGAGATCATCGGCAAGGTGTGCGAGCTCATCAACGAGGTCAAGGAGTCCTGGACGGAGGAGGCCGACTTTGAGCCTGCCGCCAAGAAGCCCCGCTCTGCCCCCGGCGAGAACCCCGCAGCTCAGGAGGACGACCGGCTTGGGAAGAACGAAGTCTACGATTATCTGCAGGAGCCCCTCTTCCAGGCCACCCCTGATCTCTTCCAGTACTGGTCGTGCGTGACCCAAAAGCACACGAAACTCGCCAAGCTCGCCTTCTGGCTCCTGGCCGTTCCAGCCGTGGGGGCCAGGAGCGGGTGTGTAAATATGTGTGAACAAGCACTTCTAATCAAAAGGAGGCGACTGCTCAGTCCAGAAGATATGAACAAACtcatgtttctgaaatccaaCATGCTTTAAGACTtccagatgaaaaaaaaagagaaagagaagagaacgttagaaaaacaaaaaaccccacaacactgtcgcaaagaaaaggaattttaagTTCTAAACACTGTGGACCTCATTATAAATGCCCCCCTTGGAAACTTAAGTGCTTtttacagtgtgtgtgtgcatgtgtgtgcacacccaTGCGTGCGCACCATGGGCGTGAGCGGCTCTGTGCTCACCTCCATGGCCGCGGAAGTgtcacacacgcatgcacacatacTGCCCTGGTGCATGTACACACGCCTGCTTGTGGGCGCGTGGGCATTAAACTGGGTGTGTCAGGAAAGCTGAGTGGGAAAGAGGGAAGGTGCTTCACCTCCTTTTCTCAGTAAGGGGGCTTTAAAAGACTCCATTTTCAGGTGTGCAGATTGGTAGAAAGCTGATGTTGTAAAACGTTCAGGCAGCTGAGATCTGAAGTGACTTGACGCTCTCTGTCCTTCACCCCATGGTCCCCCTTTGccctccatccccttccccaggccTTCCTGACCCTAATGCACCCGCCTCTCCCCAGCTGCCCTGCCATGGATTCTCCAAACTGCATCAGATGGACAGCTTCTGCACTGGACTTGGTTCTCGTTCACCTTCAGGGCATTGAGCTGCTGCCTTCATGACACTCTTGGGTGTCACAGGGCAGCCGCCTTAGAAACACACCTATCTATCTCCCCAAATCAGGAAAGGAGACTTTCAGAATATAAAGCTGaccttttgctttttaatataagatagaaaaaaaaaaagacatttttcaaagaagtaTAGATACTGTCTCCAttccttaataatttttttcctaacattttagcagtttttaccttttattttgtttcaaatttgATTTAGACTCTGCTAGGAGGCACTGAATGTCTATAACTTATGTTTtggagggttgtttttttttttctggtttttgatTGCCCTTTTTGTTCCTCAAGTCACACTGTAAACTAGCTCATCTCAGTGGTAGATTTAATATCCTAAGGTTTTTATTAGCCTTCCCTGGACAGTCCGGTTTTCATGTATTCAAACAGCCAAGACCATGAACTCGGCTGTGCTGTTTGAGACCAGGAGTGGGGTCAGAGTCACGGGTTTCACAGACGTGGGGTTCAGTGGAAGCCATAGGGGAACATGTGGCTTGGGAGTGCTCCTGAATGTAGGCAGAAGACCGCCCTCCTGGCTCGCTGTGTCTGGTACTGCGAATGTCTTGATTTCTATACCCAGAGTGCATTACACTACTCGCCATGTCACTGACCCTTCCAGCTCAGCAGGGACTCTTGAGTTGATCCACATTCACATTCATCACACCTCAGACCgacagcctcctctccctccccaggaccCTGGGGATTCCCGTGGTTCCATTGTCCACAGCCCTGGGGGTCCCCACACAAGCCTCAGCCCTCCTTCTAGGACAGTAGTTGAGCCCGGTGCCTTGTGGGCCAAATGACGGATGTTTTGAGGGTGGAATGGCATTAGGTCACATTCAACTTAACGCTGTGAAAGATGTTTCTAGGCTTTTCTCTCCACGAGCAGTTTAAAGTTCTACACACTCAGCCCAAATGCCAACAGGGTGACCCTTTCCCCTCACCAGAGGCGGTTCCGTCAGGATCAGTGCTCAacttcccaccccacctctcaGCGAAGAGAGTGCTGGTGGTCCCACATCCCCCCTGCCCCCCCGGTGCCTGTGACTGGGATAGAGATGGTTACACCAAGGGCTTCAGGCTGAGAATGACCATCATCATGGGAGGCTGTTTGCAAAGGCACATTCTACCATCCTGGGGGTTGACTTAAGTCCTCTCCATCCCTTCCTAGTAATAAAGCATTATTCAACTGCGAGATACCTCGACTACAAAAAGCACTGTACAACAGCCCTCTCTTCCCAGTCCGTGACAGTTAAGTTGGAGAAGTAAAGTTGACTTAAAAACTCAAGGCTTAGGATTGTGGACCAGAACACTGTCCCAGATGCCAAGCATGCTCGCTTTGCCTCATGAGAGCTAACCTGAGTCTTGGACACATTGAAATGCATCACAGTGGGCCATTTCCACATTCACTCCAGCAAGCCATGGTCTCAGGAAGCACCATGACATTTCCTCTCCCGGAGAAGTTCACAGGTGTTAATTCCACGGCACTTCCAACTGGGGTCACGCCGTCAGAAGATAAGGGGCCAGTGGATGGTCACCTAATGTCCTAGAGACTATGGGAGCGTCAGCAAACTTTGATGAGACCTTTGGGGGCATTCCAGAAGGTGGTTGCCAGGCTGCTGACGGTGACATGCCTACAGCAAAAGGCCTCCAGCTCTGCTTTGCTGCCGGGGAAGAGTCCTCATCCTGGCACTTTGATCCACACAAGGAGGATGAAAGCTGCCCATATTGTGTGGTCCGTGGGAGCCCGTCCTCCTCCTGAGAGCAGAGCTGTACTGGTGTTGCCCCATTATTGGGCTACTCGCTTAGAAAACAGGCATTTCGCTTTCTCGCAAGGCCATCGGGACCAAGCCCAAATATGTGTTCTTCTCTTTGGAACGTGGGATGTCTGCCCCCCCAGCATGAAATTTCGAGTACGTTGTACTGAATTCCAGGTGTCTAGTCATATGTGTCACCTCCTgctctgtttgttcttttttcccaccTCAGTTCAGTCCTTAGCACTTGGCTTGCTCTGCAGGTTTGATGTGAGTGCTGCTAGGTACTCTGAAAGCTGTCTCCCGCGGCTGCCTCATCCAGGTATGGGAATAAGGTGGCAGGAAGTCATTTCTCTCTTGCAGCCTCTGGTTCTTCAGAAACTGTCTTCGCCAACACGAAAGGCTGTACCAAGGTGCCCCCTCTGCTTTCTCATGTAGGCGGTTCCCATAGGGCAAACCCTGCTGTGATGAACAGCTTAATAAAACCCAAAGATCTCACAGGTCCAGCCACTGGCCCCTTATCTCTAGCAATATCCACCTTATCCAAATTCTAGCTCAGCCAAAGGATTGAGGTCGCCTCTTCCAGTTCATTTCCCAACACCCAACCTGGCATTGACCTTCAGAAGGACTTTGTCTTCTGCCTCCCAGCTCTGTGACCACTATAGGACCTCACAGCTCAAGGTGGTTGCCTGCGGACTTGGACCCAACTTGTCTAAACCACGTGATTCCCAGGACAGAACTGGACCTTGTGCTGACATACAGAGATGccagaggggaggcagagaaAACACCTCCACTCTGCGGAGTCTTCCCCGTCATCTGAGGTCAGTTGGCTTCACCACCAAAGCCCAAGCCAAGGACCACAGCCTTGTGGGCGGTCCTTCAGGTTTGGGGTAACTGGGGGTCTCAGCTCCGCCAAGAGCAGCAGTGCCATCCCAGCAGAAAGCCACCTGCTGCATCCACCAGCAAGGATGCTTTGCCACCAGCCTGCCTGACAGCCTCACGCCTGGCATTCGGGGATTGGCTCTGGGCTGGGAAAAGGGTGCTGTGGTTTCTTGGTGAGGAGAGGACAGTCCGATGACGCAGTTGAGAAGTTCTGGGTCTCCAGGTTTGTAGGAAGGACTTTGACACCAGCTCAGCTGGTGGGCTGGTGAGTGTCCTGTCCTTCGGTTTGCTCCTTTGTCTCCTGCACTTCCAAGAAACACCAGAGAAAAACTCTGCAAGGCGTGTTTTCCACTGTGAAGCTGAACCTCTGCCTTTAGGGGTCCCCTGGGCTTGCCCCTGGACTTGGACTAGACCCCTATGGAAAGTGGGCACCTGAAGAGCTGTCGGCGATGCAGCGCACACTCACAGGGGCCCCAGGTTCACGAGAAAGGTTTGGAGTGAAGCTGGGGTGTGGGTAGAGGAGGGACGTCCTGTGAGAAATGGCCCAGGAGGGGACAGTAGCTGGATATCGTCATCACGACGAATGTGCTTGTAGAGACGGGAGGAGGAGGTGCCCGGGGCACGGCCGGCAGCCTCCTCCCGCCCCAGGGAGCTGGGGCGAGTTCATAGCTCTGCCCTTGTTTTGGGAACAGCGACAGCACCCCTGTCCCTGGGATATACCTGAGGGAGGGCTTCTGGAAAAGCTGATGGGTTAGATGGAAGCGAGAGGCGAAGTAAGGCTCAGGCTGTCCCCTGGAGACAGTAGGTGGGGGAGCTCCTGCCTCAGCCCTgccagccccgccccagcccctgtATCCAGCTGGGCCAGTGGGAGAACTGGGAAGGGGCCTGCCCCCTCTTCACTGTGGCTAATGTTTGCTAGGCCAGTTATGGTGAACCAATGATACAGTGTTTTCCCTCTTATGTTTCCCTCCCGGTTTCCTCTTTTCAGGGTTCTCTGGAGGATTTTGTTGCTGtcgttgttgggtttttttcttcctctctcgtTTGGGTTTGAGGATCATGTGGAGCCCGGCCTTTCCCTGAAGGGAGGGGCCCTGTGGTTTCTGTGCGAAGAGGCACCTGCTCCCGCTTGGATGAGGGTGAAGGCGTCGGGTTGCTGTCTGTTGTATTCtccttccccccccccaccaccaccaccatgggCGCCGCTGTAAAGATTCACCTCCTG encodes:
- the ZNF618 gene encoding zinc finger protein 618 isoform X6, giving the protein MNQPGGAAAPQADGASAAGRKSTASRERLKRSQKTTKVEGPEAVPAEASLSAEQGTMTEVKVKTELPDDYIQEVIWQGEAKEEKKAVGKDGTGDVPAEICVVIGGVRNQQTLGSYECGICGKKYKYYNCFQTHVRAHRDTEATSGEGASQGNNFRYTCDICGKKYKYYSCFQEHRDLHAVDDPFDQGVVATDEVKEEPPEPFQKIGPKTGNYTCEFCGKQYKYYTPYQEHVALHAPISTAPGWEPPDDPDTGSECSHPEVSPSPRFVAAKTQTNQSGKKAPASVVRCATLLHRTPPATQTQTFRTPNSGSPASKATAAESAFSRRVEGKAQNHFEETNSSSQNSSETASPLISNPFPLLQKPYTCGACGIQFQFYNNLLEHMQSHAADNENNIASNQSRSPPAVVEEKWKPQAQRNSANNTTSSGLTPNSMIPEKERQNIAERLLRVMCADLGALSVVSGKEFLKLAQTLVDSGARYGAFSVTEILGNFNTLALKHLPRMYNQVKVKVTCALGSNACLGIGVTCHSQSVGPDSCYILTAYQAEGNHIKSYVLGVKGADIRDSGDLVHHWVQNVLSEFVMSEIRTVYVTDCRVSASAFSKAGMCLRCSACALNSVVQSVLSKRTLQARSMHEVIELLNVCEDLAGSTGLAKETFGSLEETSPPPCWNSVTDSLLLVHERYEQICEFYSRAKKMNLIQSLNKHLLSNLAAILTPVKQAVIELSNESQPTLQLVLPTYVRLEKLFTAKANDAGTVSKLCHLFLEALKENFKVHPAHKVAMILDPQQKLRPVPPYQHEEIIGKVCELINEVKESWTEEADFEPAAKKPRSAPGENPAAQEDDRLGKNEVYDYLQEPLFQATPDLFQYWSCVTQKHTKLAKLAFWLLAVPAVGARSGCVNMCEQALLIKRRRLLSPEDMNKLMFLKSNML
- the ZNF618 gene encoding zinc finger protein 618 isoform X7 is translated as MNQPGGAAAPQADGASAAGRKSTASRERLKRSQKTTKVEGPEAVPAEASLSAEQGTMTEVKVKTELPDDYIQEVIWQGEAKEEKKAVGKDGTGDVPAEICVVIGGVRNQQTLGSYECGICGKKYKYYNCFQTHVRAHRDTEATSGEGASQGNNFRYTCDICGKKYKYYSCFQEHRDLHAVDVFSVEGAPENRADPFDQGVVATDEVKEEPPEPFQKIGPKTGNYTCEFCGKQYKYYTPYQEHVALHAPISTAPGWEPPDDPDTGSECSHPEVSPSPRFVAAKTQTNQSGKKAPASVVRCATLLHRTPPATQTQTFRTPNSGSPASKATAAESAFSRRVEGKAQNHFEETNSSSQNSSEPYTCGACGIQFQFYNNLLEHMQSHAADNENNIASNQSRSPPAVVEEKWKPQAQRNSANNTTSSGLTPNSMIPEKERQNIAERLLRVMCADLGALSVVSGKEFLKLAQTLVDSGARYGAFSVTEILGNFNTLALKHLPRMYNQVKVKVTCALGSNACLGIGVTCHSQSVGPDSCYILTAYQAEGNHIKSYVLGVKGADIRDSGDLVHHWVQNVLSEFVMSEIRTVYVTDCRVSASAFSKAGMCLRCSACALNSVVQSVLSKRTLQARSMHEVIELLNVCEDLAGSTGLAKETFGSLEETSPPPCWNSVTDSLLLVHERYEQICEFYSRAKKMNLIQSLNKHLLSNLAAILTPVKQAVIELSNESQPTLQLVLPTYVRLEKLFTAKANDAGTVSKLCHLFLEALKENFKVHPAHKVAMILDPQQKLRPVPPYQHEEIIGKVCELINEVKESWTEEADFEPAAKKPRSAPGENPAAQEDDRLGKNEVYDYLQEPLFQATPDLFQYWSCVTQKHTKLAKLAFWLLAVPAVGARSGCVNMCEQALLIKRRRLLSPEDMNKLMFLKSNML
- the ZNF618 gene encoding zinc finger protein 618 isoform X8 translates to MNQPGGAAAPQADGASAAGRKSTASRERLKRSQKTTKVEGPEAVPAEASLSAEQGTMTEVKVKTELPDDYIQEVIWQGEAKEEKKAVGKDGTGDVPAEICVVIGGVRNQQTLGSYECGICGKKYKYYNCFQTHVRAHRDTEATSGEGASQGNNFRYTCDICGKKYKYYSCFQEHRDLHAVDVFSVEGAPENRADPFDQGVVATDEVKEEPPEPFQKIGPKTGNYTCEFCGKQYKYYTPYQEHVALHAPISTAPGWEPPDDPDTGSECSHPEVSPSPRFVAAKTQTNQSGKKAPASVVRCATLLHRTPPATQTQTFRTPNSGSPASKATAESAFSRRVEGKAQNHFEETNSSSQNSSEPYTCGACGIQFQFYNNLLEHMQSHAADNENNIASNQSRSPPAVVEEKWKPQAQRNSANNTTSSGLTPNSMIPEKERQNIAERLLRVMCADLGALSVVSGKEFLKLAQTLVDSGARYGAFSVTEILGNFNTLALKHLPRMYNQVKVKVTCALGSNACLGIGVTCHSQSVGPDSCYILTAYQAEGNHIKSYVLGVKGADIRDSGDLVHHWVQNVLSEFVMSEIRTVYVTDCRVSASAFSKAGMCLRCSACALNSVVQSVLSKRTLQARSMHEVIELLNVCEDLAGSTGLAKETFGSLEETSPPPCWNSVTDSLLLVHERYEQICEFYSRAKKMNLIQSLNKHLLSNLAAILTPVKQAVIELSNESQPTLQLVLPTYVRLEKLFTAKANDAGTVSKLCHLFLEALKENFKVHPAHKVAMILDPQQKLRPVPPYQHEEIIGKVCELINEVKESWTEEADFEPAAKKPRSAPGENPAAQEDDRLGKNEVYDYLQEPLFQATPDLFQYWSCVTQKHTKLAKLAFWLLAVPAVGARSGCVNMCEQALLIKRRRLLSPEDMNKLMFLKSNML
- the ZNF618 gene encoding zinc finger protein 618 isoform X13, with amino-acid sequence MNQPGGAAAPQADGASAAGRKSTASRERLKRSQKTTKVEGPEAVPAEASLSAEQGTMTEVKVKTELPDDYIQEVIWQGEAKEEKKAVGKDGTGDVPAEICVVIGGVRNQQTLGSYECGICGKKYKYYNCFQTHVRAHRDTEATSGEGASQGNNFRYTCDICGKKYKYYSCFQEHRDLHAVDVFSVEGAPENRADPFDQGVVATDEVKEEPPEPFQKIGPKTGNYTCEFCGKQYKYYTPYQEHVALHAPITESAFSRRVEGKAQNHFEETNSSSQNSSETASPLISNPFPLLQKPYTCGACGIQFQFYNNLLEHMQSHAADNENNIASNQSRSPPAVVEEKWKPQAQRNSANNTTSSGLTPNSMIPEKERQNIAERLLRVMCADLGALSVVSGKEFLKLAQTLVDSGARYGAFSVTEILGNFNTLALKHLPRMYNQVKVKVTCALGSNACLGIGVTCHSQSVGPDSCYILTAYQAEGNHIKSYVLGVKGADIRDSGDLVHHWVQNVLSEFVMSEIRTVYVTDCRVSASAFSKAGMCLRCSACALNSVVQSVLSKRTLQARSMHEVIELLNVCEDLAGSTGLAKETFGSLEETSPPPCWNSVTDSLLLVHERYEQICEFYSRAKKMNLIQSLNKHLLSNLAAILTPVKQAVIELSNESQPTLQLVLPTYVRLEKLFTAKANDAGTVSKLCHLFLEALKENFKVHPAHKVAMILDPQQKLRPVPPYQHEEIIGKVCELINEVKESWTEEADFEPAAKKPRSAPGENPAAQEDDRLGKNEVYDYLQEPLFQATPDLFQYWSCVTQKHTKLAKLAFWLLAVPAVGARSGCVNMCEQALLIKRRRLLSPEDMNKLMFLKSNML